The Gossypium arboreum isolate Shixiya-1 chromosome 6, ASM2569848v2, whole genome shotgun sequence DNA window CTATGTATGATAAGTAAGCAAAGAAAAGGGTCCACACGGGATTGACTCACTATACACCTTGTAAGCCATTTATATACATTAACTTGTACATCTTTAACGTGGAAGAAAAACAGAGAGAAAAAGTAAGATGCTTGTAATTAAAAAGTAAGAAATATGAGAATTGAATCTTAATTTGATTGGTATCGATATTAATGTTAGTGTAGGAAGATATGGATTCGAGTGTGTtaaagcgcattatcctcctatttaaaggTTAGGAAGAGCTATggataattataaatattaaaccaCCTTATTTGCAGCCTGTAGTTGGCGTTGTTGATTGCCACTCAACAACTCTTAACTCATTTTACCTCAAGAGAGAGAAATAAACAAGAGAACTCCATGGAAAATATCTATATATCATGATTTTTAAAAACCTTTTGAATTGATAAGAAtactatttatttttcatcatattactaaattcacatttaaaaataatcatagtttaatgaaagttgtgataattacacatttaaaaataattagaattttattgcaattattagttaaaattgtGAATATACTTATtccttgaataaaattttaagcaCATTAATCAccacttaattaatattagagGTAATTATGtaattagttattattttgaataatattacttcacattaattgcataaaataaaacTATAGTGTATGTTTAATATGTTAAAATGTGTTAAttgttatttgaaaatttttattaaaatatttgaattgataaattaatatattttaattatattcaataattcaaataaaaatattactttATATTGAAAGTACATtgtttaaaaatggttaaatattAAACATGTAAAATCACATACAACACATATGATATTTGAAATTAGTAAATAATAAAGCTTGAAAAATGTAGACCACTTAAGCGGGatcgaaaatataaaataattatatttcttttaaatgatttttaaaaataattaatctaTAAAATAACTTAGGAGTCCATTtaagatattaaatttaatttttatatctaacaaaatataatatatttggtacaataaaaaataaaaatttaaataagtaattcaaattttataaaaggAAAATTATTTGATATACCAAGTTTTTTAGACTTCACAAATCAATTAAATGTTTAACAAGTGTATTATAGGGtatagtaaaaatttaaaaatttgattaTATAAAAAATGTAATACTTACCACACACTCAACCTGCTTATAGAATAAAAAATTACATAGATGGgtgtataatataaaattaattgttaattaataaattttaaataagaattaattcataatttttaataataattaaataatataaattgtaaTTCCGAAGAAATGAAATGCAGAGACCCAAAGCTTAACTTAGTTTAGACGTTTGTAATTTAAACAATCATTGTCAATAGGGGGCTCCATAATTGTACTCACATCAAATCTGCAAATAAGTTAAAAGAGGAGCGGCCCATGCAAATGGTACCCACATCACTCTTCAACCAATTCACGGACATACGACGCACACTTTACGATGTTGCTTTGCCTGAAACCAATGGTTATAAATGCTTTCTACCTGCGGTTTCGCATTACAATTTCACAATCAAACAATATCTCCTTACGATAATTCAACACGCTGATTACAAGTTGTAAGACGatgaaaatcataattttatcaaTTCAGATATAGACCCATTTCGAACAAATTATCATCTAAATCAAGGTTTTCTTAATAATAGTTTAATCTATCGAGACATAAATCTACATTTTCCACCTTTAAAGGAAACTTCATGTGAAAGCTATAATAAGTGAGCATCATAAATAGTATCTAATATAAatcttttaaagtttttatttatattttaagaaTTATATTCAGTATTATATTAATAAGGTCTTTCTATTATCTTAAAATTGAACATTaattatcaattcaaatttaatatGAACATATTTAAACCTGGGCATATGAGAGGATATTTGATACTAGTTTATCAATATTCTATCACATCCAAATTAATAGAGGAGAGAAATAAGAGGTTTCCATGgaaaataatcaataataaagttgaaaaacaaaaattatacCATTTAAGTGATGAGTGGACCCTTATGAATGAATTTCTTGGAAGCATGATGGGGTTCTTCCTTTACGTTGTAGCATATAAGGGGTTGCAGCGTTGGCTACAAATACATAAAGTTCTGAGATGGAGTCGAAATGGTTGGCCATGGTTCTTGTAGTGTTATCTTTAGGAGCTACGCTGTGTGATGGTTGCTTAGAGGAAGAAAGATTTGCTCTCTTCCAACTCAAACCTTTCTTTGAGTTCATTGATTATACGTTTCTAGATCTATACGATGAGTCAAAGCTGGAAAAAGAAAGTTCATCAAATTGTTGTAAGTGGGAAAGGGTTGAATGCAACCCAATAAGTGGACGAGTCGCCCATCTTTTCCTTAATTATTCCAACAACAATATGATGCAGTGGTATCTCAATGCCTCTTTGTTTCTTCCTTTTGAGGAATTACAAATTCTTTCTTTAAGTGGGAATTCCATAGCGGGTTGTGTTACCAATCAAGGTTTATTACCTTTCAAAATTATTAtgagaatttatttaattttcttattttgtatgTCACAAAAAATCATTTCAACTACTTGTTCATCGTTGAAATGACATTTTATTATGGCATCAATTTATAATTTTGGTAAGGACTAAACTAAAATTTTACCATATTTTTTGGAGCCAAGACCTTGTCCCCGGACATTGCTAATTTACTATATTTCCTTATTCATTGTAGGTTTTGAAAGGTTGTCATCGAAATTGGGCAAGTTGGAGAATCTTGACTTGAGTGGAAATAATTTCAATGATAGCATTTTAGCATCCTTAAGTGAAATTTCATCACTCAACTCTTTAAATTTAACTGACAATATATTCACGGGATCAAATCCTATCAATGGTACGTAGAAatattaaattgtatatattaatgCAAAGCTTATCCAAGTTTAAAGTGGTTTTGtccatttttttaatattattgttgacAGGTATTGAGATGTTATCAAAGCTAAACAATTTAGAAACTTTGGATTTATCTGGCAATTGTTTAGGAAATAACATCCTATCACAACTACATGGTTTTGCCTCTTTAAAATCATTACATTTGGAGGATTGTGGATTAAAAGGAACCGTTGATATACAAGGCATGTTTCCTTTTTGAATATCATGcttaatttgattaaaaaaatagAGAGCTTATTAGTTAGTTATTTTTATAAGGGTAAAGCAACATTTAGTCCTTGAATTTAGTAATTTTTTCTAACTTAGTACATAAATTTTTTTTGGTCCACATAAGTCCTAGAATTTAACAAATTTTCAAGAGTTTAGGTGATGACATGACACAATCTCATAATGCCACATCATCTCATGGACCAAAGGGATGGAAAGATGTTAAATTCCAAGACTAATGTGGACAAAAAATAGTTCAAGAACCAAGTTGGAGAAAGTTACAAAATTCAGGGAGTAAATGTTATCTTATCCCTTTttaaataacttgattaactaaCATATATTTTGATTGGATATGAACAGAAAGCAATAATAATTGGATGAACTTGAAGGAGTTGTATTTAGGGGGAAATGAAATTAAGAGCCTTGGGTCACTAGTCCAAGGTAAATCAGTTGGCTTAATTAATTGTTATTCCAACATATCATCTTTTTTAAGATGAAATTAcattaacttttttttcttttcagaaAAAGAAGGAATGAAGTTGAACAAACTTGAGGTACTTAGTTTAAGTCATAATCTCATTAACAATACCATATTCTCGTCCCTTGCTGAGCTCTCGAATTTGAAGTCTTTGGATTTATCTGATAACGAATTGGAGGGGGCAATATATACAAAAGGTAAGAATATGGTATCTGATAAcgaattagatatatatatatatatatatatatatataaaggctgCAATTTTCTAATACTTAATTAATATGTAATTATATTAAATACATTGTTAATATTTATTTGCAAGCACCTAATTACCtttcaaaatgataaaaaaagcCATGCCCTTTTGAAAGTAAAAATTAGATGAATGTTGACCTGTTTAAAATAAAACACACATGGTTTAATAAGATattatttgaaaagaaaaaaaatataatttcaaatatattatatgatatttgaaaaattttatttgaGCACAATTGAAAAGGTTCGATTCTTATTTGGTCATTGTGTAAAGTTTCTCTCTTATATGAGGTGGACTTAACTTTTACTTAActatttttaaagttttgattCATGTGTAACTCATAAAAAGTTTCATCTCTATTTAAACACTTAGCTTAATATTTACCACCGACAATAAGAATTTCATAAGTTGAACTGAATAAACCCATTCAAGTTAGGCCAAAACTTAATCGAAAAATTCGTTTTCACATTTACAAAAAATAATTATTGTtgtgaaatgtatatatatatatatatatatatatatatatatatatatatatagtaacatAATAAACCAGTGGAATTGAAAATAACTTTATTCAAAATCTAACTCAAATAATGTAGTAGGCTAAATCAAATAATGTAGTAGGCTAAATGAATAGTTCCCATTATatgctttaaatatttaaattaatatactCTTAGTTTTCACATGCTAAAGAAGAAAACTTATTTTTAGTTTCCTTTGTGTAATGCTCTCTTCAGATTTAAATGCTCTTAGCAATTTAGAAGAGTTGATCTTATTTGAGAATGAAGTGAATGGAtttataccatctcaaggtatttatgatttttttaatttaacattaaatttattttttaattttgttattgttaaatttattataaatttaggAAAATATTTGGTATATTGGTGGAGATTTTGGACTCCATAAGTAAAGTCATTGGGTTGACAAGTGTCCTATaaagatataataaaatatttaaaaaggagATACGTGTcaatttttaaagaaataaatattttatggaataaaataattaaaaatgttgTTACTTGATAATGGTGTAGGGCTAAGGCTGCTGAATTTGAAAGTTCTTCATTTGAGTgttaatcatttaagcaatagTGTAATGTCATCTCTTGCTACACTTTCAAATCTAAAGACTTTGTGGATTGATATCTCTAAATTCAATGGATTAATAGATATGGAAGGTAAAAATCACCCTTCTCCCCATCCtctgttttttttcttcttaagaagaaaaaagaaatattGAATGAGTAATATACATTCATAAGCTTTATTTGAACTAAACTATTTTTCAATTTCTGATTCTCCTCAGGTTTATATGGTTTCAGCAATTTGGAAGAGCTGTACATGTTCTGCATTAATCTATGTAATGTTAAACTCTACTTTGGGGTAaactataaaatttataaatatcgaCAAGAGGAAAAAATTAATAACTCATTTTACTATTGAAGTAAAAAAAAGTagatttataaattaattttcatGATTTGTTAGAAATTTAGCATTGAAGCAAATGATTAATTATTTGCCATGACTTCTTAATTACACATATTCTAAAGAAATAAAGCATTGTTTTACATTCAATTGCAGTTGCAGATGCAGATGCAGATTGTAGCTTCTCACTACAATCATTGGGCTTATTCCCCACTTTGAAGACTCTTTATTTATTTGGATTTAATATTAATGAAACCACAATGGCTTCTTATCCCCACAATAGTAAGTTTTTGATGTTTTCTTACAAATTAAATATTATGAATTAATTTATACATCTAAGTCTAATTATGCATACAGTCCTTATACTCATcgcattttttaaatttaattactcttattttaattctattaatttggatagtgtgatattcATGAGCTTTATTTGAACTAAACTATTTTTCAAATTCTAATTCTCCTCAGATTTATATGGTTTGAGAAATTTGGAAGAGCTGTACATGATTTGCAATACGGGTAATTAGACATTTGAAGCAAATGTTTAATTATTTGCCTTGACTTGTTAATTACATATATCCTAAAGAAATATCGCATTGTTTTACATGCAGATTGTAGCTTTTCATTACAAACATTGGGTTTATTCCCCACTTTGAAGACTCTTTCTTTACAAggatttaatattaataaaaccagCATGGCTTCTTATTCCCACAATAGTAAGTTTTGATGTTTTCTTACAAATTAATTATTATGAATTAATTTATACATCTAGGTCTAATTATGCATTCAGTCCTTATACTCATtgcatttttaaatttaattactcTATTTTTAATTCTATTAATTTGGATTATGTGATATTTTTAAAGCAGGAAATTTTGCTCATATTGCGAATCTAAGGGCACATTATctcagaaaatatatatatatatatatgcattcacTCTCCTTTCTTTGAAACAAAGCTAACAACCTTACAATTCTAGATTTAAAATCGAAAATTTTATAATACTAGATTCAACATTTTATTTGCTTATTTGGCCTTCCacttatgtaattttttttttgcttgatCAAATTATTACGCATTTTAAGCATTTGTAAATAATGTTATAATGTGCAAAATACAATTAGCCACGTGAGTAAATATTTCATCTTTAAAAAGTCATGTAATCTAATTTAACGAAAGTCCTTTGATGATGTTATTAGTTGGattgtaaatattaaatcaaaTGAGTTGAGAGATTAAATTTCTAAGATTAAGAGTAGAGACACTAAATTTTAAATGTGCAAAGAGTACAAGACATAATTTGATGGTGTTAACATTATGATTAATGGTAGACAATTTTAATGGCAAACAATCCaaagtggtgcaagtttagcaccctaaagttgactttgaaaaagtggcatgggataattttttttggtccttgagataatgggctatttattgtttggtccttgaacctcaactataaataggccttctcatttctcatttcaattcatcccaaccaatctttctctcttagttttctctcttctcccatttgagaattcttaagaaattctatttgtttgtaatattttggagatagtaaagttatcatctggtgttagtgcccgaggacgtaggtataatttaccgaacctcgttaaaactcttgtgttctttcttgtcctatttttctttcaatatttgagggtataatagtagtatttaattgtgctattaaattactataaaagggatattctgactaaggaaagacttggtatttaagagatccttgtgatccacctctcttccctgggaattgaacttggagtgattttttagtacaataatttacacgcttccgaccctattgaaacaacaagtggtatcaagagccgaaggttaatcgtagtatgctctgtggttgcgcttaaaccgatcttccacatcgaaaaagatttccttaggtatattgaaagattatggagaaaacggttggtgtaggagcttcaacatcgtccatgtggacaagaccgacaattgcaaatgcaagattggttgtggagatctttgatggcacgggccattttggtatgtggcaaagtgaggttctagatgccctttttagcgaggtctagacattgccattgatgaagagaaaccagatgatgtacaggagaaagattggaaggcgatcaatcggttggcatgtggcacaattcgatcatgcctttctcgagagcggGTATgcttttcaaaggagacttcgcaaataagttgtgggtggcacttgaagaaaaatttttgaagaaaaacagtcaaaataagctccacttaaAGAAAAGACTGCttcgcttcacttacgtcccaagtaccacaatgaatgatcacatcaccaaatttaatcagttagtcaccGATTTCTttgaatatggatgagacattcaaagatgaagatttggctttgatcttgttggggtcacttcacgaggagtttgagttcctagaaactactctacttcatggcgaGTGATATATCTCGAGAGAAGTCATGCATGCGACCTTATACGAttatgaacaaagaaagaaggacaaacagaaaaactcaatcgagatctgaagctttagtagtccgaggtcgttcatacactcggaagaaaactcaaaagggagatcaaagtcaaagtccggactcggaaagatgaatgtgccttttgtcatgagaaaggccactggaagaaaaattgtccaaagtgaagaataagggaaaagtctgctgtagatgcttgtgttaCAAAGCATGATACCGGTGACTCAATTATCattggttgcatcatcatcgtcgttccattcggatgagtggatattggattcgggttgtacctatcatatgtcccctaaccggagtggttctcgatttagtagaactaaatggaggagttgtttatatgggcaatgacaatgctcagaaaagctgttgggataggttcaatccaattaaagaatcaagatggatcaacgaGTTCTAACGATGTTGATGCGTGCCcggtttgaagaaaaatctcatctcattgggagccttggaatccaatggttcagttgttactatgagagatggggttttgaaagtgacatctggcgacttgtgatattgaagggcatcgggaaaaataacttgtattactaccaaggtagtacagttattggagcgaTCATTGCGACTTCCCAAgaacaaagaattggactcaatgcggttgtggcatatgaagttgggacatgccggTGAAAAATCCTTGTAAATtcgcaaagcaaggattgttgaaaggtgcaaaggcttgcaaattaaaattttgcgagcattgtgttcgggaaagcaaaagagagtgaaattcaaAGATTGTTATCCATAATACaataggtattttggaatatgttcactttcagatgtgtggggccttccaaaacactttcgttgggaggaaaacactactttgttacttttgttgatgacttttcgaGAAGAGTTTAGGTGTATACCATGagaactaaggatgaagtgcttagagtttttcttaaatggaaaactatgatcgaaaaccgaccggcaagaaaatcaagcggcttagaaCGGACAATGGAGGCgaatatagaagtgatccgttcttgatgtgtgccaagagtatggtattgttcgacacttcacgattagggatacaccacaatgagaatggagtggcagagcgtatgaatcgaacacttctggagaaagttcgatgtatgttgtccaatctttgggttgggcaagcaattttgatGTGAGGTTTGTGACATACTGTTGGCTatcttg harbors:
- the LOC108484910 gene encoding probable leucine-rich repeat receptor-like protein kinase At2g33170, translating into MNLKELYLGGNEIKSLGSLVQEKEGMKLNKLEVLSLSHNLINNTIFSSLAELSNLKSLDLSDNELEGAIYTKDLNALSNLEELILFENEVNGFIPSQGLRLLNLKVLHLSVNHLSNSVMSSLATLSNLKTLWIDISKFNGLIDMEGLYGFSNLEELYMFCINLFADADADCSFSLQSLGLFPTLKTLYLFGFNINETTMASYPHNNLYGLRNLEELYMICNTDCSFSLQTLGLFPTLKTLSLQGFNINKTSMASYSHNSKF